One genomic segment of Nocardioides cavernaquae includes these proteins:
- a CDS encoding succinate dehydrogenase cytochrome b subunit: protein MANPTLVTGSRSTHSTIALKMLMAVSGLIFIGYLLAHMYGNTKVFAGHDAFNDYAHHLRTIGEPMLPHEGLLWVIRVVLILAVVAHVGAAVALTRRAQKARTTKYVVKKNKGSSLASRTMRWGGVALFLFIIWHLINFTVGKVNPTGGATNDPYNLVVDNFETWWITLIYLAALFALAMHLLHGVWSACQTLGFTNSARSRARAKDAGLLVAIVIAGGFALVPLSVLFGIVEK from the coding sequence GTGGCAAACCCGACTCTCGTAACTGGCAGCCGGTCGACGCACTCGACCATCGCTCTCAAGATGCTCATGGCAGTGAGTGGCCTGATCTTCATCGGCTACCTGCTCGCCCACATGTACGGCAACACCAAGGTGTTCGCCGGTCACGACGCGTTCAACGACTACGCGCACCACCTGCGGACCATCGGCGAGCCGATGCTTCCGCACGAGGGCCTGCTGTGGGTGATCCGCGTCGTGCTGATCCTCGCGGTCGTGGCCCACGTGGGTGCTGCCGTCGCGCTGACCCGGCGTGCGCAGAAGGCGCGGACGACGAAGTACGTCGTGAAGAAGAACAAGGGCTCCTCGCTCGCCTCGCGCACGATGCGCTGGGGCGGCGTGGCACTGTTCCTCTTCATCATCTGGCACCTCATCAACTTCACCGTCGGCAAGGTCAACCCCACCGGTGGTGCGACCAACGACCCCTACAACCTCGTCGTCGACAACTTCGAGACCTGGTGGATCACGCTGATCTACCTGGCCGCGCTGTTCGCCCTCGCCATGCACCTGCTGCACGGCGTGTGGAGCGCCTGCCAGACGCTGGGCTTCACCAACTCCGCCCGCTCGCGCGCCCGTGCCAAGGACGCCGGCCTGCTGGTCGCGATCGTCATCGCTGGTGGCTTCGCGCTCGTCCCGCTGTCCGTCCTCTTCGGCATCGTCGAGAAGTAA
- a CDS encoding MFS transporter produces the protein MTATSTNTSDAAPVDPGAAPVYTDQRQRHTGLAILALAMGGFTIGTTEFLTMGVLPEIARGVSVSVPAAGHVISAYAIGVVVGVPILAFFGAALPRRGALIGLMGAYAAFNVLSAAAPNYEVLTIARFLDGLPHGAFFGIASLVAAGLVAPERRGRAVAAVMLGLSVANVLGVPAATWLGQHAGWRASYLLSAVLGLAAVAMILAFVPSVPGNSEASGRREARAFFGNMQVWLTMAVGAVGFGGLFAVYSYVAKTVTDVGGLDRGTVPVFVLALGLGMVVGTWIAGELAAWSVFRSLIASSVGGAVIMAVYWFAAPHGWLLWPVAFAVTAIGSILVINLQLRLMDVAGDAVTLGAAMNHAALNTANALGAWLGGSVIAAGYGYRSPALVGIVLSLVGLVILLVSARLHVRGRATA, from the coding sequence ATGACTGCCACAAGCACGAACACCAGTGATGCCGCTCCGGTCGACCCCGGGGCGGCACCCGTGTACACGGACCAACGCCAGCGCCACACCGGGCTGGCGATCCTCGCGCTCGCGATGGGCGGCTTCACGATCGGGACGACGGAGTTCCTGACGATGGGGGTGCTGCCGGAGATCGCGCGCGGCGTCTCCGTCTCGGTGCCGGCCGCCGGCCACGTGATCTCGGCGTACGCGATCGGGGTGGTGGTCGGCGTGCCGATCCTCGCCTTCTTCGGTGCGGCGCTGCCGCGGCGCGGCGCGCTGATCGGCCTCATGGGCGCGTACGCCGCGTTCAACGTGCTCAGCGCAGCAGCCCCGAACTACGAGGTGCTGACGATCGCCCGGTTCCTCGACGGACTGCCGCACGGCGCCTTCTTCGGCATCGCCAGTCTCGTCGCCGCGGGCCTGGTCGCACCCGAGAGGCGGGGCCGCGCGGTCGCGGCGGTCATGCTCGGGCTGAGCGTCGCCAACGTCCTCGGAGTGCCCGCCGCCACCTGGCTCGGGCAGCACGCGGGCTGGCGCGCGTCGTACCTCCTCAGTGCTGTCCTCGGTCTCGCCGCCGTTGCGATGATCCTCGCCTTCGTGCCGTCGGTCCCGGGCAACAGCGAGGCGAGCGGCCGACGTGAGGCGCGCGCGTTCTTCGGCAACATGCAGGTGTGGCTGACGATGGCCGTCGGTGCGGTCGGCTTCGGCGGGCTCTTCGCGGTCTACTCCTACGTCGCGAAGACCGTCACCGACGTCGGCGGTCTGGACCGCGGCACGGTCCCGGTCTTCGTGCTGGCCCTCGGCCTCGGCATGGTCGTCGGCACCTGGATCGCCGGCGAGCTCGCGGCGTGGTCGGTCTTCCGGTCCTTGATCGCCTCGTCCGTCGGCGGAGCGGTGATCATGGCCGTCTACTGGTTCGCCGCGCCCCACGGCTGGCTGCTGTGGCCCGTCGCGTTCGCGGTCACGGCGATCGGCTCGATCCTGGTGATCAACCTGCAGCTGCGGTTGATGGACGTCGCTGGCGATGCCGTCACCCTCGGTGCCGCGATGAACCACGCCGCGCTCAACACGGCCAACGCGCTCGGTGCCTGGCTCGGCGGATCGGTCATCGCAGCGGGCTACGGCTACCGCTCGCCGGCACTCGTCGGCATCGTGCTCTCGCTCGTGGGCCTGGTGATCCTGCTGGTTTCTGCCCGGCTCCACGTGCGCGGGCGCGCGACCGCCTGA
- a CDS encoding succinate dehydrogenase/fumarate reductase iron-sulfur subunit, with amino-acid sequence MNLTLNIWRQASASDKGAMHRYKLEGISEDMSFLEMLDVLNEQLNEAGEEPIAFDSDCREGICGMCGLMINGQAHGPEVTTTCQLHMRSFKDGDDITVEPWRADPFPVVKDLVVDRSAFDRMIQNGGFISANTGSAPDAHAAPVEKALADLAFDVATCIGCGACVAACPNGSASLFLGAKITHLGSLPQGQPERDTRVVSMVGQHDAEGFGGCTNIGECASACPKEIPLDVISRLNKDLRTAMAQGY; translated from the coding sequence ATGAACCTCACCCTCAACATCTGGCGTCAGGCATCCGCATCCGACAAGGGCGCGATGCACCGCTACAAGCTCGAGGGCATCAGCGAGGACATGAGCTTCCTGGAGATGCTCGATGTCCTGAACGAGCAGCTGAACGAGGCCGGCGAGGAGCCGATCGCGTTCGACAGCGACTGTCGCGAAGGCATCTGCGGCATGTGTGGCCTGATGATCAACGGTCAGGCGCACGGCCCCGAAGTCACCACGACCTGCCAGCTGCACATGCGTTCCTTCAAGGACGGCGACGACATCACGGTGGAGCCGTGGCGTGCGGACCCGTTCCCGGTCGTGAAGGACCTCGTCGTCGACCGCTCGGCGTTCGACCGGATGATCCAGAACGGCGGTTTCATCTCCGCCAACACGGGCTCCGCTCCCGACGCCCACGCCGCCCCGGTCGAGAAGGCGCTGGCCGACCTGGCCTTCGACGTCGCGACCTGCATCGGTTGTGGCGCGTGCGTCGCGGCCTGCCCCAACGGCTCGGCCTCGCTGTTCCTCGGCGCGAAGATCACCCACCTGGGCTCGCTGCCGCAGGGCCAGCCGGAGCGCGACACCCGTGTCGTCTCCATGGTCGGCCAGCACGACGCCGAGGGCTTCGGCGGCTGCACCAACATCGGTGAGTGCGCCTCCGCGTGCCCCAAGGAGATCCCGCTCGACGTGATCTCCCGGCTCAACAAGGACCTCCGCACCGCGATGGCGCAGGGTTACTGA
- a CDS encoding fumarate reductase/succinate dehydrogenase flavoprotein subunit, with product MGTPDPSGNVPTNTASVQVTDDAAGYYTLGTPLVDPLAPTGPINTRWQRRKFENRLVNPANRRKLDVIIVGTGLAGGAAAATLGEAGYNVKSFCYQDSPRRAHSIAAQGGINAAKNYKEDGDSTERLFYDTVKGGDYRSRESNVYRLAEVSANIIDQCVAQGVPFAREYGGLLDNRSFGGVQVSRTFYARGQTGQQLLIGAYQAMERQVAAGTVEQFTRHEMLEVVIVDDKARGIIARDLVTGEIQTHLADVVVLATGGYGNVFFLSTNAMGSNVTAAWRAHRKGAYMANPCYTQIHPTCIPVTGDHQSKLTLMSESLRNDGRIWVPKNAEDCGKDARDIPEEDRDYYLERIYPSFGNLVPRDIASRQAKNMCDEGRGVGPLVKEKDADGNEVMARRGVYLDFADAIERLGQHAVETKYGNLFDMYARITGENPYETPMRIYPAVHYVMGGLWVDYHLQTNITGLFCSGEANFSDHGANRLGASALMQGLADGYFVLPNTIREYLADAPFEKISEDHPAVVEARTSVEDRIEKFLSIGGERSADSFHKELGHIMWEYCGMERTVDGLKKAIGLIQELKNEFWTNLKVLGTADTLNQSLEKAGRTIDFIELGELMCIDALNRRESCGGHFRAESQTEDGEALRIDEEFAYVAAWEFTGGDTPEAMGKPVLHKEDLIYTAIEMKQRSYK from the coding sequence ATGGGTACCCCTGACCCGTCGGGCAACGTCCCGACCAACACCGCTTCGGTCCAGGTCACTGACGACGCCGCCGGCTACTACACGCTCGGTACGCCGCTGGTCGACCCGCTGGCCCCGACCGGCCCGATCAACACCCGCTGGCAGCGCCGCAAGTTCGAGAACCGCCTGGTCAACCCGGCCAACCGCCGCAAGCTCGACGTGATCATCGTCGGCACCGGTCTGGCTGGCGGCGCCGCAGCCGCCACGCTCGGCGAGGCCGGCTACAACGTGAAGTCCTTCTGCTACCAGGACTCGCCGCGTCGTGCGCACTCGATCGCCGCGCAGGGTGGCATCAACGCCGCCAAGAACTACAAGGAGGACGGCGACTCCACCGAGCGCCTCTTCTACGACACCGTCAAGGGCGGCGACTACCGCTCGCGCGAGTCGAACGTCTACCGCCTCGCTGAGGTGTCGGCCAACATCATCGACCAGTGCGTCGCGCAGGGTGTCCCCTTCGCCCGCGAGTACGGCGGTCTGCTGGACAACCGTTCCTTCGGTGGTGTGCAGGTCTCCCGCACGTTCTACGCGCGTGGCCAGACGGGTCAGCAGCTGCTGATCGGCGCCTACCAGGCCATGGAGCGCCAGGTCGCGGCCGGCACGGTCGAGCAGTTCACCCGCCACGAGATGCTCGAAGTCGTCATCGTTGACGACAAGGCCCGCGGCATCATCGCCCGCGACCTCGTCACCGGCGAGATCCAGACCCACCTGGCCGACGTCGTCGTACTCGCCACCGGTGGCTACGGCAACGTCTTCTTCCTCTCCACCAACGCGATGGGTTCCAACGTCACCGCCGCGTGGCGTGCGCACCGCAAGGGCGCCTACATGGCCAACCCCTGCTACACGCAGATCCACCCGACCTGCATCCCGGTCACCGGCGACCACCAGTCGAAGCTGACCCTGATGTCGGAGTCGCTGCGCAACGACGGTCGCATCTGGGTCCCGAAGAACGCCGAGGACTGCGGCAAGGACGCGCGCGACATCCCCGAGGAGGACCGCGACTACTACCTGGAGCGGATCTACCCCTCGTTCGGAAACCTGGTCCCCCGCGACATCGCGTCGCGTCAGGCCAAGAACATGTGCGACGAGGGTCGCGGTGTCGGTCCCCTGGTCAAGGAGAAGGACGCCGACGGCAACGAGGTGATGGCCCGTCGCGGTGTCTACCTCGACTTCGCCGACGCCATCGAACGCCTCGGCCAGCACGCGGTCGAGACCAAGTACGGCAACCTCTTCGACATGTACGCGCGGATCACGGGCGAGAACCCCTACGAGACGCCGATGCGCATCTACCCGGCCGTTCACTACGTGATGGGCGGCCTGTGGGTGGACTACCACCTGCAGACCAACATCACCGGCCTGTTCTGCTCGGGTGAGGCCAACTTCTCCGACCACGGCGCCAACCGCCTCGGCGCCTCGGCGCTGATGCAGGGCCTGGCCGACGGCTACTTCGTCCTTCCGAACACCATCCGCGAGTACCTCGCGGACGCGCCGTTCGAGAAGATCAGCGAGGACCACCCGGCGGTCGTCGAGGCCCGCACCTCGGTCGAGGACCGCATCGAGAAGTTCCTCTCCATCGGCGGCGAGCGCTCCGCGGACTCCTTCCACAAGGAGCTCGGCCACATCATGTGGGAGTACTGCGGCATGGAGCGGACCGTTGACGGCCTGAAGAAGGCCATCGGCCTGATCCAGGAGCTGAAGAACGAGTTCTGGACCAACCTGAAGGTGCTCGGCACCGCTGACACGCTCAACCAGTCCCTCGAGAAGGCCGGTCGCACGATCGACTTCATCGAGCTGGGCGAGCTGATGTGCATCGACGCGCTGAACCGTCGCGAATCCTGCGGTGGTCACTTCCGTGCCGAGTCGCAGACCGAGGACGGCGAGGCTCTTCGCATCGACGAGGAGTTCGCGTACGTCGCGGCCTGGGAGTTCACCGGTGGTGACACCCCCGAGGCGATGGGCAAGCCTGTCCTGCACAAGGAAGACCTGATCTACACGGCCATCGAGATGAAGCAGCGGAGCTACAAGTGA
- a CDS encoding DNA alkylation repair protein — protein sequence MTPADLVAAVRGSLVAAADPSLAPAQQAYMKSAMPFLGVRGPEVRRLTRAAVREVGVRDGGALLVASRELWDNATHREERYAASELLSLGALKGDWSLVPHLEHIARTGAWWDHVDGVSRRVADLHDAHPEATAALVRTWSLDDDFWLRRLAIISQLGRGDRTDRDLLAEVIGPSLTDREFFLRKAIGWSLRDLAKTDPDWVLAYVGAHELSPLSRREALKHIAG from the coding sequence GTGACCCCGGCTGACCTGGTCGCGGCGGTGCGGGGCTCGCTCGTCGCCGCTGCGGACCCGTCGCTGGCACCGGCCCAGCAGGCCTACATGAAGTCCGCGATGCCGTTCCTCGGTGTGCGTGGCCCCGAGGTGCGCCGGCTGACGCGCGCGGCAGTGCGGGAGGTCGGCGTACGGGACGGGGGAGCGCTGCTCGTCGCATCGCGCGAGCTCTGGGACAACGCCACCCACCGCGAGGAGAGGTACGCCGCGAGCGAGCTGCTGTCGCTCGGCGCGCTGAAGGGCGACTGGTCGCTGGTGCCCCACCTCGAGCACATCGCGCGCACCGGGGCATGGTGGGACCACGTCGACGGCGTCTCGCGCCGGGTGGCAGACCTGCACGACGCGCATCCCGAGGCGACAGCCGCGCTCGTGCGGACCTGGTCGCTGGACGACGACTTCTGGCTGCGGCGACTCGCGATCATCTCCCAGCTGGGCCGCGGTGACCGCACCGACCGGGACCTGCTGGCCGAGGTGATCGGGCCCAGCCTGACCGACCGCGAGTTCTTCCTGCGCAAGGCGATCGGGTGGTCGCTCCGCGACCTGGCGAAGACCGATCCCGACTGGGTGCTGGCCTACGTGGGAGCGCACGAGCTGAGCCCGCTGAGCCGTCGCGAGGCGTTGAAGCACATCGCCGGCTGA
- the trpS gene encoding tryptophan--tRNA ligase encodes MSSTETTTAPVGAARPRVLSGIQPTADSFHFGNYLGALRQWVDLQDEHTPFFFIADQHAITVEQDPKVLRERCLRAAAQLLAMGIDPSRSAIFIQSHVPAHAQLGWVLNCITGFGEARRMTQFKDKSAKQGEGHASVGLFTYPILQAADILLYRPAYVPVGEDQRQHLELTRDLAQRFNSRYKKTFRVPEPYILKETAKILDLQVPTAKMSKSASSPSGIIDLLDDPKVSAKKIRSAVTDSDTDVRFDREEKAGISNLLTIYSALTGTTIEALEEKYAGRGYGDFKGDLAEVVVEFVTPFRNRTLELLEDRDTLLGVLGDGAAQANAVAEATLRDVYDRVGFVPPISR; translated from the coding sequence ATGTCCAGCACCGAAACCACGACCGCACCAGTCGGCGCGGCCCGTCCCCGGGTGCTCTCGGGGATCCAGCCGACCGCCGACTCGTTCCACTTCGGCAACTACCTCGGTGCGCTGCGGCAGTGGGTGGACCTCCAGGACGAGCACACCCCGTTCTTCTTCATCGCCGACCAACACGCGATCACGGTCGAGCAGGACCCGAAGGTGCTCCGCGAGCGCTGTCTGCGCGCGGCCGCCCAGCTGCTGGCCATGGGCATCGACCCGTCGCGCTCGGCGATCTTCATCCAGAGCCACGTGCCCGCGCACGCGCAACTCGGCTGGGTGCTGAACTGCATCACCGGCTTCGGCGAGGCGCGCCGCATGACCCAGTTCAAGGACAAGTCCGCGAAGCAGGGGGAGGGGCACGCCAGCGTCGGCCTGTTCACCTACCCGATCCTGCAGGCCGCCGACATCCTGCTGTACCGCCCGGCGTACGTGCCGGTGGGCGAGGACCAGCGCCAGCACCTCGAGCTGACCCGCGACCTCGCGCAGCGGTTCAACAGCCGCTACAAGAAGACCTTCCGCGTCCCGGAGCCCTACATCCTCAAGGAGACCGCGAAGATCCTCGATCTCCAGGTGCCGACCGCGAAGATGTCCAAGTCCGCGTCCTCCCCGAGCGGCATCATCGACCTGCTGGACGACCCGAAGGTGAGCGCGAAGAAGATCCGCTCCGCGGTCACCGACTCCGACACGGACGTGCGGTTCGACCGTGAGGAGAAGGCCGGCATCTCCAACCTGCTGACGATCTACAGCGCGCTCACCGGCACCACGATCGAGGCACTCGAGGAGAAGTACGCCGGGCGCGGCTACGGCGACTTCAAGGGCGACCTGGCCGAGGTCGTGGTCGAGTTCGTGACCCCGTTCCGCAACCGCACGCTCGAGCTCCTCGAGGACCGCGACACGCTGCTCGGCGTACTCGGTGACGGCGCGGCGCAGGCCAACGCGGTGGCGGAGGCGACGCTGCGCGACGTCTACGACCGGGTCGGCTTCGTCCCGCCGATCTCCCGCTAG
- a CDS encoding glycosyltransferase: protein MRIAISSEAFYPAVDTDTRTVKAVLDHLIDAGHDVLLLAPAPGLADYRGATVARITLLEGRGAQVREALLNFGAESLISVSPAKIGRKALKHARRLDVPTLVVQASPVATLDAEVWSRTVGARADRLVVTAPWMKQRVADLGVADAEVWEPGVDARAFTPALRDAYLHDSYAKARSKGGARIVVGHAGELRRRHGVRRLVDAARVPGGRLVVIGEGPQRTWLENQVTDAKFTGALASGELATALASLDFLVQPSEIETCGHLVRAALASGVPVVAPNAGGSPGIVRDGETGLLYDPSEPKALRRAVSHLLADPELRTRLGVRARELSETRDWTVAATELLELHLARAQQGKAIPAA from the coding sequence ATGAGGATCGCCATCAGCTCCGAGGCCTTCTACCCGGCTGTCGACACCGACACCCGCACGGTCAAGGCCGTCCTGGACCACCTGATCGACGCCGGCCACGACGTCCTCCTGCTCGCGCCGGCCCCCGGGCTGGCTGACTACCGCGGCGCAACGGTCGCCCGCATCACGCTCCTCGAGGGCCGCGGAGCCCAGGTGCGCGAAGCCCTTCTCAACTTCGGCGCGGAGTCACTGATCAGCGTCTCCCCCGCGAAGATCGGCCGGAAGGCGCTCAAGCACGCCCGCCGGCTCGACGTACCGACGCTCGTCGTCCAGGCCTCCCCTGTCGCGACCCTGGATGCCGAGGTGTGGAGCCGCACGGTGGGTGCGCGCGCTGACCGCCTCGTCGTCACGGCGCCCTGGATGAAGCAGCGGGTCGCCGACCTCGGTGTCGCCGACGCCGAGGTCTGGGAACCCGGCGTCGATGCCCGCGCGTTCACCCCCGCCCTGCGCGACGCCTACCTGCACGACAGCTACGCCAAGGCCCGCTCCAAGGGCGGCGCGCGGATCGTGGTCGGCCATGCCGGCGAGCTGCGCCGCCGTCACGGCGTACGCCGCCTGGTCGATGCCGCGCGCGTGCCCGGCGGGCGGCTGGTCGTCATCGGCGAGGGCCCGCAGCGGACCTGGCTGGAGAACCAGGTCACCGACGCCAAGTTCACCGGAGCCCTCGCGAGCGGCGAGCTCGCCACTGCGCTGGCCAGCCTCGACTTCCTCGTGCAGCCCAGCGAGATCGAGACGTGCGGACACCTCGTGCGCGCGGCCCTGGCCAGCGGCGTACCCGTCGTTGCCCCCAACGCAGGAGGCAGCCCGGGCATCGTCCGCGACGGCGAGACCGGACTCCTCTACGACCCGAGCGAGCCGAAGGCGCTGCGCAGGGCCGTGTCGCACCTGCTCGCCGATCCGGAGCTCCGCACGCGCCTCGGCGTCAGGGCCCGTGAGCTGTCCGAAACCCGCGACTGGACCGTTGCGGCCACCGAGCTTCTCGAGCTCCACCTGGCCAGAGCCCAGCAGGGCAAGGCGATCCCGGCAGCCTGA
- a CDS encoding YihY/virulence factor BrkB family protein: protein MPESMAGVKERLTGAIATARERVPVLDHTIRTVGHYSSVNGSLQAAGVTYAAFLSFFPILALGFAVVGYAARWLPDGADAEANLVAAIKSVFPGLIGDGPNEISLDTFRSAAPAILSIGLPLAVWSGLGWLSSMRTALLEVFALPSDAQPNWLFGKLRDVTALVALGGTLFLAVAVSGVVGALSERILGLVDLEEFDWVLASLVPLVGIAANAVLFFAMYQLLARPQLPRRSLWAAAAIGAVGFEVLKQLSAYLLKSTAQQPAFQAFGIALVLLVWINYFTQLVLYTAAWAQTSDDRKSD from the coding sequence GTGCCTGAATCGATGGCGGGGGTCAAGGAGCGGCTGACCGGGGCCATCGCCACCGCCCGGGAGCGTGTGCCGGTCCTCGACCACACGATCCGCACCGTCGGGCACTACAGCTCGGTCAACGGGAGCCTGCAGGCCGCGGGCGTCACCTACGCGGCGTTCCTGTCGTTCTTCCCGATCCTCGCGCTCGGCTTCGCTGTCGTCGGGTACGCCGCACGGTGGCTGCCGGACGGGGCGGATGCCGAGGCCAACCTCGTTGCGGCGATCAAGAGCGTCTTTCCGGGCTTGATCGGCGACGGTCCGAACGAGATCAGCCTGGACACCTTCCGGTCGGCCGCTCCCGCCATCCTCTCGATCGGCCTGCCGCTGGCGGTGTGGTCCGGCCTCGGGTGGCTCTCCAGCATGCGCACCGCGCTGCTCGAGGTCTTCGCGCTGCCATCCGATGCGCAGCCCAACTGGCTCTTCGGCAAGCTCCGCGACGTGACCGCGCTGGTTGCGCTCGGCGGCACGCTCTTCCTCGCCGTGGCTGTGTCCGGCGTGGTCGGCGCGCTCTCGGAGCGGATCCTCGGCCTCGTCGACCTTGAGGAGTTCGACTGGGTCCTGGCCTCGCTCGTGCCGCTGGTCGGCATCGCGGCCAACGCGGTGCTCTTCTTCGCGATGTACCAGCTGCTGGCCCGCCCGCAGCTGCCCCGGCGGTCGCTCTGGGCCGCAGCTGCGATCGGAGCTGTCGGCTTCGAGGTGCTCAAGCAGCTCTCGGCGTACCTGCTGAAGTCGACCGCGCAGCAGCCCGCATTCCAGGCCTTCGGTATCGCGCTGGTGCTGTTGGTCTGGATCAACTACTTCACCCAGCTGGTGCTCTACACCGCCGCCTGGGCCCAGACGTCCGACGATCGGAAGAGTGACTGA
- a CDS encoding DUF6498-containing protein: MNVVWRILGFQLLAQVGARLPARYARLVTVALLVVSNLVPLVGAAMGWMSLGDVFAVYWLENVIVWIFSTIRIATAKGPTSPLASAAFFCFHYGIFTVVHGVFTIVMIAMTGSGFVHYRSWLIAGAALFVSHLLSLVIHWFGRGERLVTTPRQAMFWPYPRMLVLHVAIIGSFFLLLRGLAEDGTADEVLPVFLLVGLKLTIDIVLHVRERVRAAGGTV, encoded by the coding sequence ATGAACGTGGTCTGGCGGATTCTCGGGTTCCAGCTCCTCGCGCAGGTCGGGGCGCGTCTGCCCGCCCGCTACGCGCGACTGGTGACGGTCGCCCTGCTCGTGGTCTCCAACCTGGTGCCGCTGGTCGGCGCCGCGATGGGGTGGATGAGCCTCGGCGACGTCTTCGCCGTCTACTGGCTCGAGAACGTGATCGTCTGGATCTTCTCGACGATCCGGATCGCGACGGCGAAGGGACCGACGAGCCCGCTCGCCTCGGCGGCGTTCTTCTGCTTCCACTACGGCATATTCACTGTCGTCCACGGTGTCTTCACGATCGTCATGATCGCGATGACGGGCAGTGGATTCGTCCACTACCGCTCGTGGCTGATCGCAGGGGCTGCACTCTTCGTGAGCCACCTGCTGTCCCTGGTGATCCACTGGTTCGGCCGCGGCGAGCGCCTGGTGACGACGCCCCGTCAGGCGATGTTCTGGCCGTACCCGCGCATGCTCGTGCTGCACGTCGCCATCATCGGCAGCTTCTTCCTCCTGCTGCGCGGCCTTGCGGAGGACGGCACTGCCGACGAGGTCCTGCCCGTCTTCCTGCTGGTCGGGCTCAAGCTGACGATCGACATCGTGCTGCACGTGCGCGAGCGGGTCCGGGCAGCAGGCGGCACGGTGTGA
- a CDS encoding 2'-5' RNA ligase family protein translates to MPTIGVSIALPEPWASQLQEYRTSIGDLTAAKIPTHITLVPPTEVSDEELVAIEDHLAVVCADFAAFRIHLRSTGTFRPVSPVVFVNVVEGISQCEQLAAIVRRGPLTGDPEFPYHPHVTIGHHLDDAALDRAFNELATFDGSFIVNDFHLYLHDEEAGWRIDRSFPLVPVPIGAGA, encoded by the coding sequence ATGCCCACCATCGGTGTGTCGATCGCCCTCCCGGAGCCCTGGGCCAGCCAGCTCCAGGAGTACCGCACGTCGATCGGCGACCTCACCGCCGCGAAGATCCCCACGCACATCACGCTCGTGCCTCCGACCGAGGTGAGCGACGAGGAACTGGTGGCGATCGAGGACCATCTGGCCGTGGTCTGCGCAGATTTTGCCGCCTTCCGCATCCACTTGCGCAGCACGGGTACTTTCCGGCCGGTGTCACCTGTCGTCTTCGTCAATGTCGTCGAGGGCATCTCCCAGTGCGAGCAGCTCGCCGCCATCGTGCGCCGTGGGCCCCTGACCGGCGACCCGGAGTTCCCGTACCACCCCCACGTCACCATCGGTCACCACCTCGACGACGCTGCGCTCGACCGCGCGTTCAACGAGCTGGCCACCTTCGACGGCAGCTTCATCGTCAACGACTTCCATCTCTACCTGCACGACGAGGAAGCGGGCTGGCGCATCGACCGGTCGTTCCCGCTGGTGCCGGTGCCGATCGGTGCGGGTGCCTGA
- a CDS encoding SCO4848 family membrane protein, with protein sequence MQFEKKHARLLLGVALWMVITWSMFIKNLSAAYFDGEVRPAGYWVAHSILIVVNLVIAAILGSLGWKAHKATR encoded by the coding sequence ATGCAGTTCGAGAAGAAGCACGCCCGCCTGCTCCTCGGAGTCGCCCTCTGGATGGTCATCACCTGGAGCATGTTCATCAAGAACCTGTCGGCGGCGTACTTCGATGGTGAGGTCCGCCCCGCCGGCTACTGGGTCGCGCACTCGATCCTGATCGTGGTGAACCTGGTCATCGCCGCCATCCTCGGCTCGCTCGGCTGGAAGGCCCACAAAGCCACCCGCTGA